The following coding sequences lie in one Halorarum halophilum genomic window:
- a CDS encoding TRAM domain-containing protein, with amino-acid sequence MKISDELLCLFSAEVREDDDRFVLEVPRREVETGSVAPGEVYRVALISRTEDSASGGTSGTGGSGGARDGPQPPVETGEIRYVEIEDLGKQGDGIARVERGYVIIVPGAEVGERVKIEVTEVKSNFAVGEVLEE; translated from the coding sequence GTGAAAATCTCCGACGAACTCCTCTGTCTGTTCAGTGCCGAAGTCCGCGAGGACGACGACCGATTCGTGCTCGAAGTGCCCCGTCGCGAGGTGGAGACCGGCAGCGTCGCCCCGGGCGAGGTGTACCGCGTCGCGCTCATCTCCCGAACCGAAGATTCCGCCTCCGGCGGGACGTCGGGCACGGGCGGAAGCGGGGGCGCCCGCGACGGCCCGCAACCCCCGGTCGAGACCGGCGAGATCCGCTACGTCGAGATCGAGGACCTGGGGAAGCAGGGCGACGGCATCGCGCGCGTCGAGCGCGGCTACGTCATCATCGTCCCCGGCGCCGAGGTCGGCGAACGGGTGAAGATCGAGGTGACCGAAGTGAAGTCGAACTTCGCTGTCGGCGAGGTCCTCGAAGAGTAA